One [Clostridium] saccharolyticum WM1 DNA segment encodes these proteins:
- a CDS encoding GntP family permease, with protein MVGGLSGERMMIALCIGIVILIFLVLKTKIHAFLALIMAAVMIGVIGGMPLVNTTLENGKTFGIVNSITTGFGGTLGNIGIIIGFGVMMGQIFERTGAARRMAQTFLKLFGKKREEEALALTGFLVSIPIFCDSGFVILAPIAKAISKVTKKSVISLGVALAAGLVITHTLVPPTPGPLGVCGIFGVDVGKFILYGIVIAIPMAIACTLYARRIGRKIYQIPDDKEGFVRLPYQEPDYSQDFSVGLENLPSAMESFAPLFLPIILILISTVSNALGKTSGFMKVFQFLGSPIVAVGIGLVLAIFTLGRNLTREEAIKEMEKGMASAGIIMLVTGGGGALGQIIKDSGLGTYMAEVLAGASVPIIILPFLISTAMRFIQGSGTVAMTTAASISAPIILAAGVNPILGALACCVGSLFFSYFNDSYFWVVNRTLGVGEVKDQIATYSITSTIAWAVGFVEVLILSIFL; from the coding sequence ATGGTAGGAGGACTTAGCGGCGAAAGAATGATGATTGCTCTTTGCATCGGCATCGTGATTCTCATATTTCTTGTACTGAAAACAAAGATTCATGCGTTTCTTGCCCTGATCATGGCGGCGGTCATGATCGGTGTGATAGGAGGCATGCCCCTTGTAAACACCACTCTGGAAAACGGCAAGACCTTTGGCATTGTTAATTCCATAACCACCGGATTCGGGGGAACGCTTGGAAACATCGGAATTATCATCGGTTTTGGGGTAATGATGGGGCAGATCTTTGAGCGGACCGGGGCAGCCAGGCGTATGGCCCAGACGTTTTTAAAGCTTTTTGGGAAAAAGAGGGAGGAGGAAGCTTTGGCCCTTACGGGATTTCTGGTTTCCATTCCCATTTTCTGCGACTCTGGGTTTGTGATCCTGGCTCCTATAGCAAAGGCCATATCTAAAGTGACGAAAAAATCAGTGATTTCCCTTGGTGTGGCTTTGGCAGCCGGACTTGTGATCACTCATACCCTTGTACCTCCCACACCCGGTCCGTTGGGCGTATGCGGGATCTTTGGGGTGGATGTGGGAAAATTCATTCTTTATGGCATTGTTATTGCCATCCCTATGGCCATAGCATGTACGCTTTATGCAAGAAGGATCGGAAGGAAGATTTACCAGATTCCTGACGATAAGGAGGGGTTTGTTCGCCTTCCCTATCAGGAGCCGGATTATTCCCAGGACTTTTCCGTTGGATTAGAAAATCTGCCCTCCGCCATGGAATCTTTTGCTCCTCTGTTCCTTCCCATTATCCTGATCCTGATCAGCACGGTTTCCAATGCTTTGGGTAAGACCTCCGGATTTATGAAGGTGTTCCAGTTCCTGGGCAGCCCCATTGTAGCGGTAGGGATCGGACTGGTGCTTGCCATTTTCACCCTGGGAAGAAACTTAACCAGAGAAGAGGCCATAAAGGAAATGGAAAAAGGCATGGCATCTGCCGGGATCATCATGCTGGTAACAGGCGGCGGCGGTGCCCTTGGGCAGATCATCAAGGACAGCGGACTTGGAACTTATATGGCGGAAGTCCTTGCTGGCGCTTCGGTTCCCATCATCATCCTGCCGTTCCTTATTTCCACTGCCATGCGCTTTATTCAGGGATCCGGTACGGTTGCCATGACTACGGCTGCCAGCATTTCCGCCCCAATCATCCTGGCTGCAGGTGTAAACCCCATCCTTGGGGCTTTGGCCTGCTGCGTTGGCTCTCTGTTCTTCAGCTACTTTAATGACAGCTATTTCTGGGTGGTAAACCGGACCCTGGGAGTTGGAGAAGTAAAAGATCAGATCGCCACTTATTCTATTACCTCCACCATAGCATGGGCTGTGGGATTTGTTGAAGTTTTAATATTGAGTATTTTCCTGTAA
- a CDS encoding anthranilate synthase component II encodes MILLIDNYDSFSYNLVQMSGGLHPDIRVIRNDEMTAEEIRDLSPSHIILSPGPGYPKNAGVCEDVVRKLSGTVPILGVCLGHQGICEVFGAEIIHAKKLMHGKQSLLTINGSDPIFHGLPEQILAARYHSLIAAKDTLPDCLMVIGSDDMGEVMAVKHKEYSLYGLQFHPESILTPQGKTILKNFLSIHRKEAE; translated from the coding sequence ATGATTCTATTGATCGATAATTATGACAGCTTTTCCTACAACTTAGTCCAGATGTCCGGCGGCTTACATCCTGATATCAGGGTCATACGAAACGATGAGATGACCGCAGAAGAAATCAGGGACCTCTCTCCCAGCCATATCATCCTCTCCCCGGGTCCCGGCTACCCAAAGAACGCCGGCGTATGCGAGGACGTGGTCAGGAAGCTTTCCGGAACAGTCCCCATCCTTGGGGTATGTCTGGGACACCAGGGAATCTGCGAGGTATTCGGAGCAGAAATCATCCATGCAAAGAAGCTGATGCACGGAAAGCAGAGCCTTCTTACCATCAATGGTTCCGATCCTATCTTTCATGGGCTTCCGGAACAGATTCTGGCAGCCAGGTATCACTCTCTTATTGCAGCAAAGGATACTCTCCCCGATTGTCTGATGGTTATCGGATCCGATGACATGGGGGAGGTCATGGCAGTAAAGCATAAGGAATATTCTCTTTACGGGCTTCAGTTCCATCCGGAATCCATCCTGACCCCCCAGGGAAAGACCATTCTTAAAAATTTCTTATCCATTCACAGAAAGGAGGCGGAGTAA
- the proC gene encoding pyrroline-5-carboxylate reductase, producing MAEIGIIGMGNMGYAILKGLLKTYGKEDVIFTDVNRDRCRLITEELGVAHGESNPWCAGQAKYVVLAVKPQYFDPVLSDIRDKVTENHVIISIAPGITTAQLKERLGDEKRVVRAMPNTPALLGEGMTGVCYEEKAFNQEEKETIRNIFSSLGRMRLVEERLMNAVVCVSGSSPAYVYMFIEALADGAVKYGLPREAAYEMAAQTVLGSARMVLETGEHPGVLKDRVCSPGGTTIEGVSALEESGFRSAVIKAADACYKKCGKL from the coding sequence ATGGCGGAAATAGGGATCATAGGAATGGGAAATATGGGCTATGCCATATTGAAAGGGCTGTTAAAGACATATGGAAAGGAAGACGTAATTTTTACCGATGTGAACAGGGATCGGTGCAGGCTGATTACAGAAGAACTGGGAGTGGCCCATGGCGAAAGCAATCCATGGTGTGCGGGACAGGCAAAATACGTGGTACTGGCTGTGAAGCCCCAGTATTTTGATCCTGTGCTGTCGGATATCCGTGATAAAGTGACGGAAAACCATGTGATCATTTCCATTGCGCCTGGGATCACAACCGCCCAGCTAAAGGAAAGGCTGGGAGATGAAAAGCGTGTGGTCCGCGCCATGCCCAACACTCCCGCCCTTCTTGGAGAGGGGATGACGGGAGTCTGCTATGAAGAGAAGGCATTTAACCAGGAAGAAAAGGAGACCATCAGAAACATTTTCAGTTCCCTGGGAAGAATGCGGCTGGTGGAAGAGCGTCTTATGAATGCAGTGGTTTGTGTAAGCGGAAGCTCTCCTGCCTATGTTTACATGTTTATTGAGGCTCTGGCAGACGGTGCGGTGAAATACGGCCTGCCCAGGGAGGCCGCCTATGAGATGGCTGCCCAGACAGTTCTCGGCAGCGCCAGGATGGTCCTGGAAACCGGGGAGCATCCCGGAGTCTTAAAGGATCGGGTTTGCTCTCCGGGAGGGACCACCATTGAGGGAGTGTCGGCCCTTGAGGAATCTGGATTTCGCAGTGCGGTCATAAAAGCGGCAGATGCCTGCTATAAAAAGTGTGGGAAACTATAA
- the trpD gene encoding anthranilate phosphoribosyltransferase, which yields MIQQAIHEVISGQDLSFEAAKEVMNEIMSGETTPAQMAAFLTGLRMKGETIDEITACATVMREKAIRLEPDFPVIDIVGTGGDEAGTFNISTTTAFVVASGGVPVAKHGNRSVSSKSGAADVLEHLGVNLNLTAEQSGEILKKTGMCFLFAQAYHSSMKYAGPVRKELGVRTIFNILGPLSNPAGATMQLLGVYDRKLVEPLAQVLSNLGVKRGLVVCGDDGLDEATVTGPSHVCEIRFGTLTPYEITPEQFSLNRSSLSSLAGGTPEENARITRDILNGRLHGPKRDIVLLNAALSLYLGIDDCTISQCMEKAAFLIDSGKAADKLEEFVKVTNEVVL from the coding sequence ATGATTCAGCAGGCGATCCATGAAGTAATCTCAGGGCAGGATCTAAGCTTTGAGGCCGCAAAAGAGGTCATGAACGAGATCATGAGCGGAGAAACCACCCCAGCCCAAATGGCTGCATTTTTAACAGGGCTTCGGATGAAAGGGGAAACCATTGACGAGATTACCGCCTGTGCCACGGTCATGCGGGAAAAGGCCATAAGGCTGGAACCGGACTTTCCGGTCATTGATATTGTAGGCACAGGAGGCGACGAGGCAGGTACCTTTAACATTTCCACCACCACCGCATTTGTGGTTGCCTCAGGAGGGGTTCCTGTGGCAAAGCACGGCAACCGCAGTGTTTCCAGCAAAAGCGGTGCTGCCGATGTGCTGGAACACCTGGGGGTGAATTTAAACCTTACAGCCGAGCAATCCGGGGAGATCTTAAAGAAAACAGGCATGTGCTTCCTCTTTGCCCAGGCATACCATTCCTCCATGAAGTACGCCGGACCGGTACGGAAAGAGCTTGGAGTCCGGACCATATTTAATATCCTTGGTCCTCTCTCCAATCCTGCAGGAGCTACCATGCAGCTTTTAGGGGTATACGACAGAAAGCTGGTGGAGCCCCTGGCCCAGGTATTAAGTAATCTGGGGGTTAAGCGGGGACTGGTGGTCTGCGGAGATGACGGACTTGATGAGGCGACTGTCACAGGCCCCAGCCATGTATGCGAAATCCGCTTCGGAACGCTGACTCCCTATGAGATTACACCGGAGCAGTTTTCCTTAAATCGGAGCAGCCTTTCATCGCTTGCCGGCGGCACTCCGGAAGAAAATGCCCGTATCACCAGGGATATCTTAAATGGAAGGCTCCATGGGCCAAAAAGGGATATTGTCCTCTTAAACGCTGCCTTAAGCCTGTACCTGGGAATTGATGACTGCACCATTTCCCAATGCATGGAAAAAGCGGCCTTCCTCATAGATTCAGGAAAGGCCGCCGATAAGCTGGAGGAATTTGTGAAAGTGACCAATGAGGTGGTTTTATGA
- a CDS encoding NUDIX hydrolase, whose amino-acid sequence MEQKPVKRLNRELKYKGNILDIYEDTVDANGHLAHWDFIHHKGAAAVVPVTKSGKILMVRQYRNALDRYTLEIPAGALDSPEEPKIDCAHRELEEETGFKTDKEKLEYLISINTTVAFCDEAIDIFVARELEPSKQNLDEDEYIEVEEWELSDLEQKIYRGEITDGKTIAAILAYGRKYGGK is encoded by the coding sequence ATGGAACAGAAACCTGTAAAACGTCTTAACAGAGAATTAAAGTACAAAGGAAATATTCTGGATATATATGAGGATACGGTGGATGCCAACGGTCATCTGGCCCACTGGGATTTTATCCACCATAAGGGGGCTGCAGCAGTGGTTCCTGTGACAAAAAGCGGTAAGATTCTCATGGTGCGTCAGTACCGCAATGCCTTGGACCGGTATACCCTGGAGATCCCGGCCGGAGCCCTTGACAGTCCGGAAGAGCCAAAGATTGACTGTGCCCACAGGGAGCTGGAGGAAGAAACCGGCTTTAAGACAGACAAAGAAAAGCTGGAGTATTTGATCAGCATCAACACAACAGTGGCATTCTGTGATGAGGCCATCGATATTTTTGTTGCAAGAGAATTAGAGCCTTCCAAACAGAACCTGGATGAGGACGAATACATTGAGGTGGAGGAATGGGAGTTAAGTGATCTGGAACAGAAAATATACCGGGGAGAGATCACCGACGGTAAAACCATTGCTGCGATTCTGGCTTACGGCAGAAAATACGGAGGAAAGTAA
- a CDS encoding DeoR/GlpR family DNA-binding transcription regulator, with amino-acid sequence MMMAERQIKILNMIQEDGSVQVEELAKELDVSPMTIRRDLEKLQKEGLIERCHGGAVSKTEVAYADKSVKNHGEKERIAEKSVEFIREGTTVYLDAGTTTYEIAKRIMDMENMTVITNDLEIALLMKNSKAELILCGGYVQKSTGSTLGYYTTQMIADFRFDTGFFGAAAISGEFHVLTPTMDKAFLKRQLVKQCRQSFLTVDDSKFNRQGMNRINCLADYTGIITDHEFKEPEKAVLRKQGVRIISVNQEISRD; translated from the coding sequence ATGATGATGGCGGAAAGACAGATTAAGATTCTGAACATGATACAAGAAGATGGGAGCGTCCAGGTTGAGGAACTGGCAAAGGAGCTTGACGTCAGCCCCATGACCATACGCAGGGATTTGGAAAAGCTTCAGAAAGAAGGGTTGATCGAACGCTGCCATGGTGGCGCGGTCAGCAAGACAGAAGTGGCTTATGCGGATAAAAGTGTGAAAAACCATGGGGAAAAAGAACGGATCGCAGAAAAAAGCGTGGAATTTATCAGGGAAGGGACTACCGTGTATCTGGATGCAGGTACCACCACTTATGAGATCGCCAAGCGGATCATGGATATGGAAAATATGACGGTCATCACCAATGATCTGGAGATCGCCCTGCTGATGAAGAACAGCAAGGCAGAGCTGATCCTGTGCGGCGGTTATGTCCAGAAGTCCACAGGCAGTACCCTGGGTTATTACACCACCCAGATGATAGCGGATTTCCGGTTTGATACGGGATTTTTCGGTGCAGCCGCCATAAGCGGAGAGTTTCATGTGCTGACACCTACCATGGATAAGGCATTTTTAAAGCGCCAGCTTGTAAAGCAGTGCCGGCAGTCGTTCCTTACGGTGGATGATTCGAAATTCAACCGGCAGGGGATGAACCGGATCAACTGCCTGGCCGATTATACAGGGATTATCACGGACCATGAATTTAAGGAACCGGAAAAGGCTGTCCTGCGAAAGCAGGGGGTAAGGATCATTTCTGTCAATCAGGAGATTTCCCGGGATTGA
- a CDS encoding four-carbon acid sugar kinase family protein, translated as MPQCIVVADDLTGANATGVLLKKMNYRTYTVMNSERLNLSMFDQCDCIMYPTDSRGVSSETAYNRVYNVTNLLKNQEVKVYAKRIDSTLRGNVGSETDALLDALGPDYIAICAPCFPASGRVVIGGYMMVNGLPLHKTEAALDPKTPVSTSDVKNIFEAQSRYKVGSIQMNDMMDGKHALADRIRECVTAGCRIIVMDCVTQEDLDLIADAAITSKIKFAAVDPGVFTSTVARKQIVPPNKEKKNKILAVVGSVNPVTRKQMEALWLTQRTAHNIFISAERFLEGEDCREEEIRRAVNEVLEAGKSYDILTVTGDGIYPENRVDFKKFEAGFSGGVDEMTRLICDSFAEITRRIFINNSSFQGIYSSGGDITVAICQKFHTAGLCLLDEVLPLAAYGTFLKGDFEGVSIITKGGMVGEPDAANRCITYLKEKLFM; from the coding sequence ATGCCTCAATGCATTGTGGTAGCAGATGATCTGACCGGGGCAAATGCCACCGGAGTCCTGCTTAAGAAAATGAATTACCGGACCTATACCGTGATGAATTCGGAACGCCTGAACCTATCGATGTTCGACCAGTGCGACTGCATCATGTATCCGACAGACAGCAGAGGAGTAAGCAGCGAAACCGCTTACAACCGGGTATATAATGTGACCAACCTTTTGAAAAACCAGGAGGTCAAGGTATATGCTAAGCGCATTGACAGCACATTAAGGGGCAATGTAGGGAGTGAGACGGATGCTCTTTTAGATGCATTGGGACCGGATTATATTGCCATCTGTGCTCCTTGTTTTCCGGCCTCAGGAAGGGTCGTCATCGGTGGGTATATGATGGTAAATGGGCTTCCCCTCCACAAGACAGAGGCCGCCCTGGATCCTAAAACTCCTGTGTCTACATCGGATGTAAAGAATATTTTTGAAGCCCAGAGCAGGTACAAAGTAGGAAGCATCCAGATGAATGATATGATGGATGGAAAGCATGCCTTGGCAGACAGGATCAGGGAGTGTGTAACGGCTGGGTGCAGGATCATCGTCATGGACTGTGTGACCCAGGAGGACCTGGACTTAATTGCAGATGCGGCCATTACAAGCAAAATCAAATTTGCTGCAGTGGATCCCGGAGTGTTTACCTCCACCGTAGCCAGAAAGCAGATTGTCCCTCCAAACAAGGAAAAGAAAAACAAGATACTGGCTGTGGTGGGAAGCGTGAATCCGGTAACCAGGAAGCAGATGGAAGCGCTGTGGCTGACCCAGCGCACCGCCCATAACATTTTTATTTCCGCAGAAAGATTCCTGGAAGGAGAAGATTGCAGGGAAGAGGAGATCCGGCGCGCAGTCAATGAGGTGCTGGAAGCCGGTAAATCCTATGATATCCTGACGGTTACGGGAGATGGGATTTATCCGGAAAACAGGGTCGATTTTAAGAAATTCGAAGCTGGTTTTTCCGGCGGGGTGGATGAGATGACCAGGCTGATCTGCGACTCCTTTGCAGAAATCACCCGCAGGATATTTATCAATAACAGCAGTTTTCAGGGAATCTACAGCAGCGGAGGAGACATTACGGTAGCCATCTGCCAGAAGTTTCACACTGCAGGTTTATGCCTGCTTGATGAGGTCCTTCCCCTTGCTGCCTATGGGACATTTTTAAAGGGTGATTTTGAAGGGGTGTCCATCATAACAAAGGGAGGGATGGTAGGAGAGCCGGATGCAGCCAACCGGTGCATTACTTACCTGAAGGAAAAGCTATTTATGTAA
- the pdxA gene encoding 4-hydroxythreonine-4-phosphate dehydrogenase PdxA, with the protein MSKPLIVIPIGDPAGIGPEIVAKALAEPRVFEAARCVAVGDRKVMEQAVRITGTDLKIKTVKAPEEGVFEEGILNLMDLDNMDMNRFAFGEVSGMCGRAAYEYIEESVRLANEGRADAVATTPINKEALKAAGISFIGHTEIFSALTETEDPLTMFETNGLRVFFLTRHVSLRKMLDMVTKERIKDYVKRCLEALKRLGVEEGTMAVAGLNPHCGEHGLFGDEEVKEIIPAVLELQEEGYPVTGPIGADSVFHQAAQGRFNSVLSLYHDQGHIATKTLDFDRTIAITNGMPILRTSVDHGTAFDIAGTGKAAAVSMIEAILLAAKYSPRFKKA; encoded by the coding sequence ATGAGCAAACCATTAATCGTAATTCCCATAGGAGATCCGGCGGGCATTGGCCCGGAAATTGTGGCAAAGGCACTGGCTGAGCCAAGAGTTTTTGAGGCGGCCAGGTGCGTTGCAGTAGGAGACAGAAAGGTTATGGAACAGGCTGTCAGGATCACAGGGACGGATTTAAAAATCAAAACGGTAAAGGCGCCGGAGGAAGGAGTGTTTGAGGAAGGGATACTGAACCTCATGGACCTGGATAATATGGACATGAACCGGTTTGCCTTCGGAGAGGTCAGCGGGATGTGCGGCAGGGCTGCCTATGAATACATCGAGGAAAGCGTCAGGCTGGCAAACGAAGGCAGGGCAGATGCAGTAGCAACCACCCCCATAAACAAAGAAGCATTAAAGGCAGCAGGAATATCCTTTATCGGCCACACGGAAATATTCAGCGCCCTGACGGAAACAGAGGATCCTCTCACCATGTTTGAGACCAATGGACTGAGAGTGTTTTTTCTTACCAGGCATGTTTCCTTAAGGAAAATGCTAGATATGGTAACCAAGGAAAGGATCAAGGACTATGTGAAGCGCTGCCTGGAGGCCTTGAAGCGGCTGGGAGTTGAAGAGGGGACAATGGCCGTTGCCGGACTGAATCCTCATTGCGGGGAGCATGGCCTGTTCGGTGACGAAGAGGTGAAGGAAATCATTCCTGCCGTATTGGAGCTTCAGGAAGAAGGCTACCCGGTAACAGGTCCCATCGGAGCGGATTCTGTGTTCCATCAGGCCGCTCAGGGACGGTTTAACAGTGTGCTTTCCCTGTATCATGACCAGGGGCATATTGCCACAAAGACTTTGGATTTTGACCGCACCATTGCCATTACCAATGGGATGCCCATTCTGCGCACCTCGGTGGACCATGGCACGGCCTTTGACATAGCCGGGACAGGAAAGGCAGCGGCTGTCAGCATGATCGAGGCCATTTTACTTGCAGCAAAGTATTCCCCCCGCTTTAAAAAAGCGTAA
- a CDS encoding anthranilate synthase component I family protein, with product MNITPDCKEIEALAASYPVIPVCKEIFADIVTPITLLRKIAAKSSRYYLLESIEGGEKWGRYSFLGYDPVLRVTLKDHAVRVHHYGQAQADQLVRTLKPYDVLRDILKEYRSPKLPGLPPFTGGFVGYFAYGMIGYAEPVLSIKKGACNDFDLMLFDTVIAYDHLKQKISLVVNMKTDLIMENYGKACVRLESMAALIGETTPLKKSAVTSRPGFRCNVTKEEFCSMVERAKEYIVDGDIFQAVLSRQFTSDYHDSLLNAYRVLRTTNPSPYMVYLHMDDLEIISTSPETLVRLKNGRLTTFPVAGSRPRGRDEEEDNRLSKELLEDEKELAEHNMLVDLGRNDLGKIAEFSTVEVTEYKMIHRYSRIMHICSQVEADITPDRDAFHAIEAVLPAGTLSGAPKIRACEIIEELETEPRGIYGGALGYIDFTGNMDTCIAIRMAVKSQGTVSVQAGGGIVADSVPEREYEESENKARAVIRAIETAGEVND from the coding sequence ATGAACATTACGCCGGACTGTAAGGAAATCGAAGCCCTTGCTGCTTCCTATCCTGTTATCCCGGTCTGCAAAGAAATCTTTGCAGACATTGTCACACCCATAACCCTGCTGCGAAAAATCGCAGCCAAAAGCAGCCGTTATTATCTGCTGGAAAGCATTGAGGGCGGCGAGAAATGGGGCCGCTACTCCTTCCTTGGTTATGACCCGGTCCTAAGAGTCACTTTAAAAGACCACGCAGTAAGGGTACATCATTACGGCCAGGCACAAGCCGACCAGCTGGTCCGCACCTTAAAGCCTTATGATGTGCTGCGGGATATCTTAAAGGAGTACCGTTCTCCGAAGCTTCCCGGGCTTCCTCCCTTTACCGGAGGCTTTGTAGGTTATTTTGCTTACGGTATGATCGGCTATGCAGAGCCGGTCCTGTCCATAAAAAAAGGGGCCTGCAATGATTTTGACTTAATGCTGTTTGATACGGTGATTGCTTACGACCATCTGAAGCAGAAAATCAGCCTTGTGGTCAATATGAAAACCGACCTGATCATGGAAAACTACGGGAAAGCCTGCGTAAGGCTGGAAAGCATGGCTGCCTTGATCGGAGAAACTACTCCCCTAAAAAAATCTGCCGTTACCAGCCGTCCCGGTTTCCGCTGCAACGTGACCAAGGAGGAATTCTGCTCCATGGTGGAGCGGGCAAAGGAGTATATCGTAGATGGGGACATTTTCCAGGCAGTGCTCTCCAGGCAGTTTACAAGCGATTACCATGATAGTCTTCTTAACGCCTACCGGGTGCTGAGGACCACCAATCCCTCCCCCTACATGGTTTATCTGCACATGGATGACTTAGAAATCATAAGCACCTCCCCGGAAACACTGGTCCGTTTAAAAAACGGACGTCTCACCACGTTTCCTGTGGCAGGCTCCAGACCAAGAGGCAGAGATGAGGAGGAGGACAACAGGCTTTCCAAAGAGCTTCTGGAGGATGAAAAAGAGCTGGCGGAGCACAACATGCTGGTGGATTTAGGACGAAATGATTTGGGGAAAATCGCTGAGTTTTCCACCGTAGAGGTGACAGAATACAAAATGATCCACCGTTATTCCAGGATCATGCACATCTGCTCCCAGGTGGAGGCGGATATCACTCCTGACCGGGATGCCTTTCATGCCATAGAGGCAGTGCTTCCGGCTGGTACCCTTTCCGGAGCGCCAAAGATCCGGGCCTGCGAGATCATCGAAGAGCTGGAAACAGAGCCAAGGGGCATATACGGAGGAGCCCTGGGCTACATTGATTTCACCGGAAACATGGATACCTGTATTGCCATACGCATGGCGGTAAAGAGCCAGGGAACGGTATCCGTTCAGGCAGGCGGCGGCATCGTGGCCGACAGCGTTCCGGAGCGGGAATACGAAGAATCGGAAAACAAGGCAAGGGCCGTGATCCGGGCCATTGAAACTGCTGGGGAGGTAAATGACTGA
- a CDS encoding stage II sporulation protein M: MASFIRTLGFRFMRRQGPRAMYASLERNFKAEDRCILCFFAGLVAGTLLANFWYPSFMEEAVYYLGLLDRNVNLNQGERLQLFYQVLRQRGIEVGIAWLIGLTAYAIPLFCLLTAGIGFSMGFVLSVITVQKGLMGLPVFLMTIMPQGFCYLPLWSILLLWGMQKGRQFRVPAFLLLLILAALGSACEAWLNPFFLKMVLS, from the coding sequence ATGGCCAGTTTCATTCGTACGCTTGGATTCCGTTTTATGAGAAGACAGGGCCCAAGGGCAATGTACGCTTCTCTGGAGCGGAACTTCAAGGCAGAGGACCGTTGCATTCTTTGCTTTTTTGCCGGGCTGGTTGCCGGGACACTCCTGGCTAATTTCTGGTACCCGTCGTTTATGGAGGAAGCCGTATATTATCTGGGCCTTTTGGACAGAAATGTAAACCTGAATCAGGGAGAGCGGCTGCAGCTTTTTTATCAGGTATTAAGACAGCGGGGGATAGAAGTGGGGATCGCATGGCTCATCGGCCTGACCGCCTATGCAATTCCGCTGTTCTGCCTGCTGACAGCAGGGATCGGTTTTTCCATGGGATTTGTTCTTTCCGTCATCACCGTCCAAAAGGGACTTATGGGCCTTCCTGTGTTTCTCATGACCATCATGCCCCAGGGGTTTTGCTATCTTCCCTTATGGAGCATTCTTCTTTTGTGGGGGATGCAAAAGGGACGGCAGTTCCGGGTCCCGGCCTTTTTGCTGCTTTTAATCCTGGCAGCTCTTGGGAGCGCCTGCGAAGCCTGGCTCAACCCTTTTTTTCTAAAAATGGTTCTTTCCTAG
- the trpC gene encoding indole-3-glycerol phosphate synthase TrpC — protein MILDVLADSSRKRVEAAKEKISMKTMEKLACSALEKTKIKGLSFEQSLSSPGISFICEVKRASPSKGLIAPEFPYVEIAKDFQAAGADAISVLTEPEYFLGNNSYLTGISHEVDLPLLRKDFTVDPYQIYEAKVIGASAVLLICALLDPKALKEGIELCSSLGLSALVEAHDEDEIHSALWAGARIIGVNNRNLKTFEVDFNNSLRLRSMVPSEVLFVAESGIKTEADIRLLREAGVHGVLIGESLMRSPDKKEIINGLKRASQ, from the coding sequence ATGATACTTGATGTACTGGCTGACTCCTCCAGAAAACGGGTGGAGGCGGCAAAAGAAAAAATCTCTATGAAAACCATGGAGAAGCTGGCCTGTTCCGCTTTGGAAAAAACAAAGATAAAAGGTCTCTCCTTTGAGCAAAGCCTGTCTTCTCCAGGCATTTCCTTTATCTGTGAAGTAAAGCGGGCTTCTCCTTCCAAGGGCCTTATTGCTCCTGAATTCCCCTATGTGGAAATCGCAAAGGATTTCCAGGCGGCTGGGGCGGATGCCATTTCCGTCCTCACGGAACCGGAATACTTTCTGGGAAACAACAGCTATCTGACCGGGATCAGCCATGAAGTGGATCTCCCCCTTCTCAGAAAGGATTTTACAGTAGATCCCTACCAGATCTACGAGGCAAAGGTCATAGGCGCATCGGCGGTTCTTCTGATCTGTGCCCTCCTGGATCCAAAGGCTCTGAAAGAAGGAATCGAGCTGTGCAGCAGCCTTGGTTTAAGCGCCCTTGTGGAGGCCCATGACGAAGATGAGATCCATTCTGCCCTATGGGCAGGAGCCAGGATCATTGGAGTGAATAACCGGAATTTAAAAACCTTTGAGGTGGATTTTAACAATTCCCTCCGTTTAAGGAGCATGGTCCCCTCTGAAGTGCTTTTCGTGGCAGAAAGCGGAATTAAAACAGAAGCAGATATCCGGCTTCTGCGGGAGGCAGGGGTTCATGGGGTTCTGATCGGGGAAAGCCTGATGCGCTCCCCGGATAAGAAGGAAATCATAAACGGGTTAAAGAGGGCGTCCCAATGA